From Actinosynnema mirum DSM 43827, a single genomic window includes:
- a CDS encoding amidohydrolase family protein → MSGLHLRGVVLPESEPRDLWVVNGRVRTAPVPGARTVVDGGYLVPGLVDAHCHVGLGPRGAVELDEAVEQAVADRASGALLLRDAGSPVDTRPLQERLDLPRIIRAGRHVARPKRYLRHIGVEVQDPAELPAIVAEQAADGDGWVKLVGDWIDRETGDLAPLWPDEVLAEAIAVAHEAKARVTAHVFGEDALPGLLAAGIDCVEHGTGLTDETIALMAGRGTALVPTLINIETFPAIAAGADRYPAYQRHMLALHARNRDTVGRAIEAGVPVYAGTDAGGGIAHGRIADEIAALRNAGMTAEQAIGSASWAAREWLGFPSLVEGAAADVVVYPSDPRQDLSVLRHPSVVMLRGRVL, encoded by the coding sequence GTGAGCGGTCTGCACCTGCGCGGCGTCGTCCTCCCGGAGAGCGAGCCGCGCGACCTCTGGGTGGTCAACGGGCGCGTGCGGACCGCCCCGGTGCCCGGCGCGCGGACCGTCGTGGACGGCGGCTACCTCGTGCCGGGCCTGGTCGACGCGCACTGCCACGTCGGCCTCGGCCCGAGGGGCGCGGTCGAGCTGGACGAGGCGGTCGAGCAGGCCGTGGCCGACCGGGCCTCGGGCGCGCTGCTGCTGCGCGACGCCGGGTCCCCGGTGGACACCCGGCCGCTGCAGGAGCGGCTCGACCTGCCCAGGATCATCCGCGCGGGCAGGCACGTCGCCCGGCCCAAGCGGTACCTGCGGCACATCGGCGTCGAGGTCCAGGACCCGGCGGAGCTGCCCGCGATCGTCGCCGAGCAGGCGGCGGACGGCGACGGCTGGGTCAAGCTCGTCGGCGACTGGATCGACCGGGAGACCGGCGACCTCGCCCCGCTGTGGCCGGACGAGGTGCTCGCCGAGGCGATCGCCGTCGCCCACGAGGCCAAGGCGCGCGTCACCGCCCACGTGTTCGGCGAGGACGCCCTGCCCGGCCTGCTCGCGGCGGGGATCGACTGCGTCGAGCACGGCACCGGCCTGACCGACGAGACCATCGCGCTGATGGCCGGGCGCGGCACGGCCCTGGTGCCCACGCTGATCAACATCGAGACGTTCCCGGCCATCGCGGCGGGCGCGGACCGGTACCCGGCGTACCAGCGGCACATGCTCGCCCTGCACGCGCGCAACCGCGACACCGTCGGCAGGGCGATCGAGGCGGGCGTCCCGGTCTACGCGGGCACCGACGCGGGCGGCGGCATCGCGCACGGCCGCATCGCCGACGAGATCGCCGCGCTGCGGAACGCGGGCATGACCGCCGAGCAGGCCATCGGGTCCGCCTCGTGGGCCGCCCGCGAGTGGCTCGGCTTCCCGTCCCTCGTGGAGG
- the ffh gene encoding signal recognition particle protein, with product MFNTLSDRLTSVLQNLRGKGRLSDADIDATAREIRVALLEADVALPVVRAFIAKVKERAKGAEVSQALNPAQQVIKIVNEELVAILGGETRRINLAKNPPSVIMLAGLQGAGKTTLAGKLAKWLRGQGHTPLLVACDLQRPNAVTQLQVVGERAGVSVFAPEPGNGVGDPVDVAKRGVEEAKRAQHDIVVVDTAGRLGVDEEMMRQAADIRAAVNPDEVLFVVDAMIGQDAVNTATAFSEGVGFTGVVLTKLDGDARGGAALSVREVTGQPILFASNGEKLEDFDVFHPDRMASRILGMGDVLTLIEHAEQAFDAERAEAAAVKMGSGQLTLEDFLEQMLAIRKMGPIANLLGMLPGAGQMKDQLAMLDEKHLDRVQAIIRGMTPAERDDPKIINASRRLRIANGSGVRVSDVNDLVTRFFDARKMMSQMAGRFGLPGAGGKNNRKNAKGKKGKKGKGGRGPTPPKARGGFPGMPGMFPGGMPGGMPGMPPGQLPPGLGGGMNELPPGVDPTKLKFGK from the coding sequence GTGTTCAACACCCTTTCCGACCGGCTCACCTCGGTCCTGCAGAACCTGCGGGGCAAGGGGCGGCTCTCCGACGCCGACATCGACGCCACCGCGCGGGAGATCCGGGTGGCGCTGCTGGAGGCCGACGTCGCGCTGCCCGTCGTGCGCGCCTTCATCGCGAAGGTGAAGGAGCGCGCCAAGGGCGCGGAGGTCTCCCAGGCGCTGAACCCGGCCCAGCAGGTCATCAAGATCGTCAACGAGGAGCTCGTCGCGATCCTCGGCGGCGAGACCCGCCGGATCAACCTGGCGAAGAACCCGCCCTCGGTGATCATGCTCGCGGGCCTCCAGGGCGCGGGCAAGACCACCCTGGCGGGCAAGCTCGCCAAGTGGCTGCGCGGCCAGGGCCACACCCCGCTGCTGGTCGCCTGCGACCTCCAGCGCCCCAACGCGGTCACCCAGCTCCAGGTCGTCGGCGAGCGCGCGGGCGTCTCGGTGTTCGCCCCCGAGCCGGGCAACGGCGTGGGCGACCCCGTCGACGTCGCCAAGCGCGGCGTCGAGGAGGCCAAGCGGGCGCAGCACGACATCGTCGTCGTCGACACCGCCGGTCGCCTCGGCGTCGACGAGGAGATGATGCGGCAGGCCGCGGACATCCGCGCCGCCGTGAACCCCGACGAGGTCCTGTTCGTCGTCGACGCCATGATCGGCCAGGACGCGGTCAACACCGCGACCGCCTTCAGCGAGGGCGTCGGCTTCACCGGCGTCGTGCTCACCAAGCTCGACGGCGACGCCAGGGGCGGCGCGGCGCTCAGCGTCCGCGAGGTCACCGGCCAGCCGATCCTGTTCGCCTCCAACGGGGAGAAGCTGGAGGACTTCGACGTCTTCCACCCCGACCGGATGGCCAGCCGCATCCTCGGCATGGGCGACGTGCTGACCCTCATCGAGCACGCCGAGCAGGCCTTCGACGCCGAGCGCGCCGAAGCCGCCGCGGTGAAGATGGGGTCCGGCCAGCTCACGCTGGAGGACTTCCTGGAGCAGATGCTCGCGATCCGCAAGATGGGCCCCATCGCGAACCTGCTGGGGATGCTGCCCGGCGCGGGTCAGATGAAGGACCAGCTCGCGATGCTGGACGAGAAGCACCTCGACCGCGTGCAGGCGATCATCCGGGGCATGACCCCCGCCGAGCGGGACGACCCGAAGATCATCAACGCCTCGCGGCGGCTGCGCATCGCCAACGGCTCCGGCGTGCGGGTCAGCGACGTCAACGACCTCGTGACCCGGTTCTTCGACGCCCGCAAGATGATGTCGCAGATGGCGGGCCGGTTCGGCCTGCCCGGCGCGGGCGGCAAGAACAACCGCAAGAACGCCAAGGGCAAGAAGGGCAAGAAGGGCAAGGGCGGGCGCGGCCCGACGCCGCCGAAGGCGCGCGGCGGCTTCCCCGGGATGCCCGGCATGTTCCCCGGCGGGATGCCCGGCGGGATGCCGGGGATGCCCCCCGGTCAGCTCCCGCCCGGCCTCGGCGGCGGCATGAACGAGCTGCCCCCCGGCGTCGACCCGACCAAGCTGAAGTTCGGCAAGTGA
- a CDS encoding AAA family ATPase: MTTVAVAPRSLIVLAGLPGAGKTTLLATVDTGGEPAVVLDSDQVRAALRAALPTGLPYRWYRPLVHLAHRTRVLWHALTSPGLLLVHEPATRATTRAALVVVGALSGRPRHFLWLDASPDEAFSGQVRRGRVIRHHSFAKHVRRAEAFRARFTEDRPPRGWRALTRLTRADRLRLAVTG; the protein is encoded by the coding sequence ATGACCACCGTCGCCGTGGCGCCGCGCTCGCTCATCGTGCTGGCCGGGCTGCCTGGCGCGGGCAAGACGACCCTCCTGGCCACCGTCGACACGGGGGGCGAGCCCGCCGTCGTGCTCGACTCGGACCAGGTCCGGGCGGCGCTGCGGGCCGCGCTCCCCACCGGGCTGCCGTACCGCTGGTACCGGCCGCTGGTCCACCTGGCGCACCGGACCAGGGTGCTCTGGCACGCGCTCACCTCGCCCGGCCTGCTGCTGGTGCACGAGCCCGCCACGCGCGCCACCACGCGGGCCGCGCTGGTCGTCGTCGGCGCGCTGTCCGGGCGGCCGAGGCACTTCCTGTGGCTGGACGCGAGCCCGGACGAGGCGTTCAGCGGGCAGGTCAGGCGCGGTCGGGTGATCAGGCACCACTCGTTCGCCAAGCACGTCCGCAGGGCCGAGGCCTTCCGTGCCCGCTTCACCGAGGACCGCCCGCCGCGCGGCTGGCGCGCCCTCACCAGGCTGACCAGGGCCGACCGCCTGCGCCTCGCGGTGACCGGCTGA